A region from the Silene latifolia isolate original U9 population chromosome 7, ASM4854445v1, whole genome shotgun sequence genome encodes:
- the LOC141590802 gene encoding uncharacterized protein LOC141590802, whose protein sequence is MYKVSKRKKPPQFMEGTAYKELMEKRDTPEFKEKSARAAINKRGGKKDAHIDATHYGGSQSFYDRAMSNAAKNKGKMPTVPELFYETHTKEGAKGKRVWNSKKNANLYAKFRLRKERNPDISDNELWLDLVDGFNKGGCSNCSNLARAK, encoded by the exons ATGTATAAGGTTTCTAAGAGGAAGAAACCCCCTCAGTTTATGGAAG GAACCGCATATAAAGAACTGATGGAGAAGAGAGATACCCCCGAATTTAAGGAGAAGTCGGCTCGAGCAGCGATCAATAAAAGGGGAGGGAAGAAGGATGCCCACATTGATGCTACGCATTACGGAGGTTCTCAATCATTCTATGACCGAGCAATGTCAAAT GCggccaagaataagggtaagatgCCTACGGTTCCGGAGCTTTTCTATGAGACGCATACGAAAGAAGGAGCTAAGGGGAAAAGGGTGTGGAATTCGAAGAAGAACGCCAATTTATAT GCTAAATTTCGACTTCGGAAAGAGAGGAATCCCGACATCTCCGATAATGAGCTTTGGCTTGATTTAGTGGATGGCTTCAATAAGGGGGGGT GTTCAAATTGTAGCAATTTGGCTCGAGCTAAATGA
- the LOC141590803 gene encoding uncharacterized protein LOC141590803, translated as MYPDFAEEPRNVRLGLCTDGFAPFTQFGKPYSCWSVMITPYNLPPWLCLKRQFIFLSLIIPGPSNPKANLDVYLQPLIEELKHLWEVGVETYDVSLKQNFQLRASLLWTINDFPAYGMLSGWSTAGQKACPCCMDKSKAFWLPNSKKISWFDCHRTFLSDRDLNRRNKKAFIKGKEVLDDAPDRLPGDELWELIRDLPSTVDEGKSKDTIASRKELKRFCDRPKLHIRKDGSKPKAIFTLDKAQRKALCQWLGKLKFPDRYASDFKRCVDLKKLKLQGLKSHDCHVFMERLLPVALKHLLPTTVWNAVTEISQFFRDLCSSTISKKIGNKARVEGSICNAYLTKEIANFCSLYFEKHIETKAKNLNIDKADEVDTSVPEFFQTHDDEGCSSSGETRYLDDKEYNRAHLYVLSNCEILEPYETQFVNDFIKEHPNVSKNDVWNKHEDQFPSWFRKHVIECNIQDDLVRSLALGPSRKVKTWNRYSVNGFNFHTFNYGKRKSYSSVNGKIIP; from the exons ATGTACCCTgattttgccgaggaacctcGCAATGTTCGACTTGGCCTATGTACGGATGGCTTTGCCCCTTTCACCCAATTTGGTAAACCTTACTCCTGTTGGTCCGTGATGATCACgccatacaacttaccaccttggttatgtttGAAAAGGCAGTTTATCTTCTTGTCGCTAATTATTCCCGGGCCTAGTAACCCAAAAGccaatttggatgtttatttacaaccattgatAGAGGAGTTGAaacatttgtgggaagttggtgtggAAACATATGATGTGTCCTTGAAGCAAAATTTTCAACTAAGAGCGTCACTTTTATGGaccataaatgattttcccgcctacGGTATGCTATCTGGATGGTCTACTGCAGGACAAAAGGCATGCCCTTGTTGCATGGATAAGAgcaaagcattttggcttcctaATTCTAAAAAAataagttggtttgattgtcatagaaccTTCTTATCGGATAGAGATCTTAATAGAAGGAACAAAAAAGCTTTTATTAAAGGTAAGGAGGTGCTTGATGATGCTCCGGATCGGCTACCAGGGGATGAGTTATGGGAGTTGATACGTGATTTGCCATCTACTGTTGATG aagGTAAATCCAAGGATACTATTGCTTCAAGAAAAGAGTTGAAGAGATTTTGTGATCGTCCCAAACTACACATTCGTAAGGATGGGTCTAAGCCAAAAGCTATTTTTACTCTTGATAAAGCTCAAAGGAAGGCATTGTGTCAATGGTTAGGAAAGTTGAAATTTCCTGATCGATATGCATCTGATTTCAAACgttgtgttgatcttaagaaacTGAAGTTGCAAGGGTTGAAAAGCCAcgattgtcatgttttcatggagcgcttattaccCGTTGCATTGAAACATCTCCTCCCAACTACCGTGTGGAATGCAGTTACcgagattagtcaatttttccGAGATTTATGCTCTTCAACCATATcg aaaaaaattggtaataaggCTCGGgttgaaggttctatatgcaatgcgtATTTAACGAAAGAGATTGCAAATTTTtgctctctttactttgaaaaacatatagaaaccaaagcaaagaACTTAAATATTGATAAAGCCGATGAAGTGGACACAAGTGTACCCGAGTTTTTCCAAACTCatgatgatgaagggtgttcatcaagtGGGGagacaagatatttggatgacaaAGAATATAATCGTGCTCACCTTTACGTTCTTTCTAATTGTGAAATCTTAGAGCCTTATGAAACACAATTTGTGAACGATTTCATTAAAGAACATCCTAATGTGAGCAAGAATGATGTTTGGAATAAgcatgaggatcaatttccatcatggtttcgGAAACATGTCATTGAATGCAATATCCAAGATGATTTGGTAAGGAGTTTAGCCTTAGGTCCTTCACGAAAGGTTAAAACTTGGAATCGGTATTCAGTTAATGGATTCAATTTCCATACATTCAATTACGGGAAGAGGAAG TCTTATTCAAGTGTGAATGGAAAGATAATTCCATAG